One segment of Triticum aestivum cultivar Chinese Spring chromosome 2A, IWGSC CS RefSeq v2.1, whole genome shotgun sequence DNA contains the following:
- the LOC123184655 gene encoding COBRA-like protein 7, with product MEAMHARLALAFLLFVALAAAQQVPAPAPADVGCNGVFLTYAPEAHQRIRPFVDPAAAAAGRQPYSFRASATVLNNGVRTLPSWSLLVAFAHGEILVSLDGGVLTFGDDLPYNTTAAGGGATSLSGNPQTDLLTPIATAGDLTRIQATVRLVGTLFAGPEPVVTLPSAISLADPAYTCSPVATAPTVLSACCVLIAPDQPSAVPPAAGNTYLPRVTGDLVITYDVLQAHETTYLALVTLENNAPMGRLDGWELSWEWRRGEFVNSMRGAYPREVDARGCLYGPQGQYYKDLDFSKVLNCERRPVVHDLPPSRRDDTSLGQIEHCCRNGTILPKTMDEAQSKSAFQMEVYKMPPDLNRTARPHAPANFRISGASPLNQAYACGQPALVSPTEFPDPSGLVSTTLAVATWQAVCNMTVDDAKPSKPPQCCVSFSAFFNESVIPCSTCACGFPTPAPTTCSTTAPALLLPPHALLMPFEWRAKETLKWYHDEELGAPPNPMPCGDNCGVSVNWHVATDAAGGWSARVTLFNWEEGADMRDWFATVVMGDKVYGGFEQAYSFNATAVGDGAIFMRGREGFELLLRESNVSGVDYPVPGKQQSVLSFTKKNGPGDVDVVGGDGFPTKIFFNGEECAMPQMIPSQGVGTRASRGGALVLLLLFLFFFF from the coding sequence atggaggccatgcacGCTCGCCTCGCCCTCGCCTTCCTCCTGTTCGTCGCGCTTGCGGCGGCACAGCAGGTGCCGGCGCCGGCGCCTGCCGACGTGGGTTGCAACGGCGTCTTCCTCACCTACGCCCCCGAGGCCCACCAAAGGATCAGGCCGTTCgtggaccccgccgccgccgcggccggcaGGCAGCCCTACTCCTTCCGCGCCAGCGCCACCGTCCTCAACAACGGCGTCCGCACGCTCCCCTCGTGGTCGCTGCTGGTCGCCTTCGCGCACGGCGAGATTCTTGTCAGTCTCGACGGCGGCGTGCTCACCTTCGGGGACGACCTGCCGTACAACACCACGGCGGCCGGTGGCGGCGCGACGTCCTTGTCTGGGAACCCGCAGACGGACCTCCTAACGCCgatcgccaccgccggcgacctgACCAGGATACAGGCGACGGTGAGGCTGGTCGGCACGCTGTTCGCCGGGCCAGAGCCGGTCGTGACGCTCCCGTCCGCGATCTCGCTGGCCGACCCCGCGTACACCTGCTCGCCTGTCGCCACCGCGCCAACGGTCCTCTCCGCGTGCTGCGTGCTGATTGCGCCGGACCAGCCCTCGGCCGTGCCGCCGGCGGCCGGGAACACCTACCTCCCGCGCGTCACCGGCGACCTCGTCATCACCTACGACGTGCTCCAGGCGCACGAGACCACGTACCTGGCGCTGGTGACGCTCGAGAACAACGCGCCGATGGGCCGCCTCGAcggctgggagctgtcgtgggagTGGCGGCGCGGCGAGTTCGTCAACTCCATGAGAGGCGCGTACCCGCGGGAGGTGGACGCCAGAGGCTGCCTCTACGGCCCGCAGGGGCAGTACTACAAGGACCTCGACTTCTCCAAGGTGCTCAACTGCGAGCGCCGGCCGGTGGTGCACGACCTGCCGCCGTCCCGCCGCGACGACACGTCCCTCGGTCAGATCGAGCACTGCTGCAGGAACGGCACCATCCTGCCCAAGACCATGGACGAGGCGCAGTCCAAGTCGGCGTTCCAGATGGAGGTGTACAAGATGCCGCCGGACCTGAACCGGACGGCCAGGCCGCACGCCCCGGCCAACTTCAGGATCTCCGGCGCGTCGCCGCTCAACCAGGCGTACGCGTGCGGGCAGCCAGCGCTGGTGAGCCCCACGGAGTTCCCGGACCCGAGCGGGCTCGTCTCCACGACGCTCGCCGTCGCGACGTGGCAGGCGGTCTGCAACATGACCGTCGACGACGCCAAACCGTCCAAGCCGCCGCAGTGCTGCGTGTCCTTCTCCGCGTTCTTCAACGAGTCGGTGATCCCCTGCAGCACCTGCGCGTGCGGCTTCCCCACCCCGGCGCCTACGACCTGCAGCACGACGGCGCCGGCGCTGCTCCTGCCGCCGCACGCGCTGCTCATGCCGTTCGAGTGGCGGGCCAAGGAGACGCTCAAGTGGTATCACGACGAGGAGCTGGGCGCGCCGCCGAACCCGATGCCGTGCGGCGACAACTGCGGGGTGAGCGTGAACTGGCACGTGGCCACGGACGCGGCCGGCGGGTGGAGCGCGCGGGTGACGCTCTTCAACTGGGAGGAGGGCGCGGACATGCGCGACTGGTTCGCCACCGTCGTCATGGGCGACAAGGTGTACGGCGGGTTCGAGCAGGCCTACTCCTTCAACGCCACCGCCGTCGGGGACGGCGCCATCTTCATGCGCGGCAGGGAAGGCTTCGAGCTCCTGCTGAGGGAGAGCAACGTGAGCGGCGTGGACTACCCCGTGCCCGGGAAGCAGCAGTCCGTGCTCTCCTTCACCAAAAAGAATGgccccggcgacgtcgacgtggtTGGCGGCGACGGGTTCCCGACCAAGATCTTCTTCAACGGCGAGGAGTGCGCCATGCCACAGATGATTCCGAGCCAGGGGGTTGGCACTCGCGCTAGCCGTGGTGGTGCACTCGTGCTCTTGctactcttcctcttcttcttcttctag